A stretch of the Halomonas sp. CH40 genome encodes the following:
- a CDS encoding ABC transporter substrate-binding protein: protein MLTAQADDAVVVASKIDTEGAVLGQLIAQTLERHDIPVEKRLQLGGTSVVRGALLAGEIDLYPEYTGNGAFFFDMTDSPVWNKADEAFETVKQRDADNDLIWLSPASANNTWAMSVRADVADAHNLETLEDLAEYLADGGEFKFAASAEFVESEQALPAFQSAYGFELDEDQLLVLSGGNTAATMRAAAQQASGVNAAMTYGTDGGLSALGLVVLEDSLGVQPVYQPAPVIREETLDAYPQIEPALNEVFATLDLETLQRLNADVAVNGLSAEAVAADYIDAIDP, encoded by the coding sequence ATGCTGACCGCCCAGGCTGACGATGCTGTGGTGGTGGCGTCAAAAATTGATACCGAAGGCGCCGTGCTGGGGCAGTTGATTGCCCAGACCCTTGAACGCCATGACATTCCTGTGGAAAAGCGCCTTCAGCTGGGCGGTACCAGTGTCGTCCGAGGGGCGCTGCTGGCCGGAGAGATTGATCTTTACCCGGAATACACCGGTAATGGGGCTTTCTTTTTTGATATGACCGATAGCCCCGTATGGAATAAAGCCGACGAGGCTTTCGAGACAGTCAAGCAGCGTGATGCTGACAATGACCTGATCTGGCTTTCACCTGCCAGTGCCAATAACACCTGGGCAATGAGTGTGCGTGCCGATGTGGCTGACGCTCATAACCTGGAAACCCTGGAAGACCTCGCTGAGTATCTGGCCGATGGCGGTGAGTTCAAATTTGCTGCCAGCGCTGAGTTTGTTGAATCCGAACAGGCTCTGCCAGCCTTCCAGTCGGCCTATGGCTTTGAGCTTGATGAAGATCAGCTGCTGGTGCTTTCTGGAGGCAATACCGCCGCTACCATGCGCGCGGCCGCTCAGCAGGCCAGTGGTGTTAACGCTGCCATGACCTATGGTACCGACGGCGGCCTGAGTGCCTTGGGTCTGGTGGTGTTGGAAGATTCGCTGGGCGTTCAGCCGGTCTACCAGCCAGCGCCTGTCATTCGTGAAGAAACCCTGGACGCTTATCCGCAAATTGAGCCGGCACTGAATGAGGTTTTTGCGACACTGGATCTGGAAACGCTGCAACGTCTGAATGCTGATGTGGCTGTCAATGGCTTGTCTGCTGAGGCAGTGGCCGCAGACTACATTGATGCTATTGATCCTTAG
- the cysS gene encoding cysteine--tRNA ligase — MQIYNTLTRRKEAFTTLEPGKVSMYVCGMTVYDYCHLGHARVMVAFDVITRYLRAQGYEVNYVRNITDIDDKILKRADENGESIDALTERMIAAMHEDEARLYVQRPDHEPRATRHIDDIIAMIETLIAKGFAYAADNGDVYYRVRRFEGYGKLNNRNLDDMRSGARIEVDASKEDPLDFVLWKAAKPGEAHWSSPWGNGRPGWHIECSAMSKCCLGDTFDIHGGGPDLTFPHHENEIAQSEAANDKPFVMTWMHAGAVRVNQEKMSKSLGNFFTIRDVLTEHDAEVVRYLLVASHYRSPINYAPDALNEARKSLTRFYTALEGVEQGTVDTESAVDKESAAASEYHQRFLAAMDDDFNTPEALSTMFDLARELNRVKAAGDPQASRLAAELKSLGSILGLLQQAPDVFLKGGQGQSAPMDEAAIEAKIAQRAEAKANKDFALADSIRDALAEQGIILKDSREGTTWVLESR, encoded by the coding sequence ATGCAGATTTACAATACCCTGACACGTCGCAAGGAAGCTTTTACCACCCTGGAGCCGGGCAAGGTCAGTATGTACGTGTGCGGGATGACCGTCTACGACTACTGCCATCTTGGTCATGCCCGGGTCATGGTGGCCTTTGATGTGATTACCCGCTATCTGCGCGCGCAGGGGTATGAAGTCAATTATGTGCGTAACATCACCGATATTGACGACAAGATCCTCAAGCGGGCCGATGAGAACGGTGAAAGTATTGATGCGCTGACCGAGCGCATGATTGCCGCCATGCACGAAGACGAAGCACGGCTGTATGTCCAGCGGCCGGACCATGAGCCCAGGGCCACTCGGCATATCGACGATATTATTGCCATGATCGAGACCCTGATTGCGAAAGGCTTTGCTTACGCCGCGGATAATGGCGATGTCTACTATCGAGTGCGGCGCTTTGAGGGCTACGGCAAGCTCAATAACCGCAACCTTGATGACATGCGCTCAGGGGCACGTATCGAGGTGGATGCCAGCAAGGAAGATCCGCTGGATTTTGTGCTCTGGAAAGCCGCCAAACCCGGCGAGGCTCATTGGTCTTCGCCCTGGGGCAACGGCCGACCAGGCTGGCATATTGAATGCTCTGCGATGTCCAAGTGCTGCCTGGGAGATACCTTTGATATTCACGGTGGCGGGCCAGATCTGACCTTCCCCCACCACGAAAACGAGATCGCTCAGTCGGAAGCGGCCAACGATAAGCCCTTTGTGATGACCTGGATGCACGCCGGGGCCGTGCGGGTCAATCAGGAGAAAATGTCCAAGTCGCTGGGTAACTTCTTCACTATCCGCGATGTGCTGACCGAGCATGATGCTGAAGTGGTGCGCTATCTGCTGGTGGCCAGCCATTATCGCAGCCCGATCAACTATGCCCCGGATGCCCTCAATGAAGCGCGTAAGTCACTGACGCGTTTCTATACCGCGCTGGAAGGCGTTGAGCAAGGCACGGTTGATACAGAAAGCGCGGTTGATAAAGAAAGTGCAGCGGCTTCCGAGTACCATCAGCGTTTTCTGGCGGCCATGGATGATGACTTCAATACGCCTGAAGCCCTGTCTACCATGTTTGATCTGGCCCGTGAGCTTAATCGCGTCAAGGCAGCGGGTGACCCCCAGGCTAGCCGTCTGGCGGCAGAGCTTAAGTCACTGGGCAGCATTCTGGGGCTTTTGCAGCAGGCGCCTGACGTTTTTTTGAAAGGCGGACAAGGGCAATCAGCGCCCATGGATGAGGCTGCTATTGAAGCGAAAATCGCTCAGCGTGCCGAAGCCAAGGCCAACAAGGACTTTGCCCTGGCAGATAGTATCCGCGACGCCCTGGCTGAGCAGGGCATTATCCTCAAGGATTCCCGCGAAGGTACCACCTGGGTGCTGGAATCCCGCTAA
- a CDS encoding glutamine--tRNA ligase/YqeY domain fusion protein, whose amino-acid sequence MTNETTPAPNFIRNQVREEIEGGKVTKIVTRFPPEPNGFLHIGHAKSICLNFGLAEQMGGDCHLRFDDTNPAKEEQAYIDAIKEDVSWLGFEWAGPVRFASDYFDQLYAWAQQLIRNGKAYVDDLSPDDIREYRGTLTEPGRPSPYRERSAEENLDLLERMRTGEFAEGEKVLRAKIDMASPNINLRDPILYRIRHAEHHQTGDKWKIYPSYDFTHGQSDAIEGITHSICTLEFEDHRPLYEWFLDNLPVPCKPRQIEFARLNLNYTLTSKRKLKLLVDEGIVDGWDDPRMPTISGMRRRGYTAASIRKFCDMIGVTRADGGLVDIAMLTHAIRSDLEDNAPRAMCVLKPLKVVLTNVPEDHEEVYEVAGHPAREDMPVRQVPFTRELYIDQDDFMEDAPKKFFRLAPGKEVRLRNSYVIRCDEVIKDAHGEVTELHCSVDFDTLGKNPEGRKVKGVIHWVSASHGISVEVRLYDNLFLEEQPDKDKDVDFLEHLNPESLTVTHAFAEPSLAQAVPESRFQFERVGYFCADRHASTPEALVFNRTVGLKDSWAKIKQKG is encoded by the coding sequence ATGACCAACGAGACCACCCCAGCGCCGAATTTTATCCGTAATCAGGTACGCGAAGAGATTGAGGGCGGCAAGGTCACGAAAATTGTGACGCGCTTTCCACCAGAGCCCAATGGCTTTCTGCATATCGGCCATGCCAAATCAATCTGCCTCAATTTCGGCCTGGCGGAGCAGATGGGTGGTGACTGTCATCTGCGCTTTGATGATACCAACCCAGCCAAGGAAGAGCAGGCCTACATTGATGCAATCAAGGAAGACGTCAGCTGGTTGGGCTTTGAGTGGGCCGGACCGGTGCGCTTTGCCTCGGACTATTTTGACCAGCTGTATGCCTGGGCGCAGCAGCTGATCCGCAACGGCAAGGCCTACGTTGATGATCTGTCGCCTGATGATATCCGCGAATACCGTGGCACCCTGACGGAGCCGGGCAGGCCCAGCCCTTACCGTGAGCGTAGCGCCGAGGAAAATCTCGATCTGCTGGAGAGGATGCGCACCGGTGAGTTTGCCGAAGGTGAAAAAGTCCTGCGCGCCAAAATTGATATGGCCTCGCCGAATATCAATCTGCGCGACCCGATTCTTTACCGCATCCGCCATGCCGAGCATCACCAGACCGGTGACAAGTGGAAGATCTATCCTTCCTATGACTTCACCCACGGTCAGTCGGATGCCATCGAAGGTATCACCCATTCCATCTGTACCCTGGAATTTGAAGACCACCGCCCGCTTTATGAGTGGTTTCTGGATAATCTGCCGGTGCCTTGCAAACCGCGCCAGATTGAGTTTGCCCGCCTGAACCTCAACTACACCCTGACTTCCAAGCGTAAGCTCAAGCTGCTGGTGGATGAAGGCATTGTGGACGGCTGGGATGACCCGCGTATGCCGACTATCTCAGGCATGCGGCGGCGGGGGTATACCGCTGCGTCGATTCGCAAGTTCTGCGACATGATAGGCGTGACCCGTGCCGATGGCGGCCTGGTGGATATCGCCATGCTGACCCACGCGATCCGTTCTGACCTGGAAGATAACGCGCCACGGGCCATGTGCGTGCTCAAGCCGCTGAAGGTTGTGCTGACCAACGTACCCGAAGACCACGAAGAAGTGTATGAAGTCGCTGGCCACCCAGCCCGTGAAGATATGCCGGTACGCCAGGTGCCCTTCACCCGCGAGCTGTATATCGATCAGGATGACTTCATGGAAGATGCACCCAAGAAGTTCTTCCGCCTGGCCCCGGGGAAGGAAGTCCGCCTGCGTAACAGCTATGTAATCCGCTGCGATGAGGTGATCAAGGATGCCCATGGCGAAGTGACCGAACTGCACTGCAGCGTTGACTTCGATACCTTGGGCAAGAACCCTGAAGGCCGCAAGGTGAAAGGCGTTATTCACTGGGTCAGCGCCAGCCACGGCATTTCGGTGGAAGTACGCCTGTATGACAACCTCTTTCTGGAAGAGCAGCCGGACAAGGACAAGGACGTCGATTTCCTGGAACATCTGAATCCAGAGTCCCTGACGGTCACGCATGCCTTTGCTGAGCCAAGCCTTGCCCAGGCAGTGCCGGAATCACGCTTCCAGTTTGAACGGGTGGGCTACTTCTGCGCGGATCGCCACGCCTCGACCCCTGAGGCACTGGTCTTCAACCGCACCGTCGGCCTGAAAGATAGCTGGGCCAAAATCAAGCAGAAGGGCTAA
- a CDS encoding peptidylprolyl isomerase codes for MIVLQTNHGDITIALNHEKAPVTAANFEQYVRDGFYDGTLFHRVIDGFMVQGGGFDLEFNQKPTRDPIENEADNGLKNTKGTLAMARTQDPHSASSQFFINVNDNTFLNHTGKNLQGWGYAVFAEVVDGMDVVDAIRKVSTTRRGMHADVPAEDVVIEKAYIKED; via the coding sequence ATGATCGTATTACAGACCAACCACGGTGATATCACTATCGCGCTGAATCATGAAAAAGCGCCAGTGACGGCTGCCAACTTTGAACAGTATGTGCGCGACGGTTTTTACGACGGCACCCTCTTTCACCGCGTGATTGATGGCTTCATGGTGCAGGGCGGCGGCTTTGATCTGGAGTTCAACCAGAAGCCTACCCGTGACCCCATTGAAAACGAGGCAGACAATGGCCTCAAGAATACCAAGGGCACCCTGGCCATGGCGCGCACCCAGGACCCGCATTCTGCTTCATCGCAGTTTTTCATCAACGTCAATGACAACACCTTTCTTAACCACACCGGCAAGAACCTTCAGGGCTGGGGTTATGCGGTCTTTGCTGAAGTCGTTGACGGCATGGACGTGGTTGATGCCATCCGCAAGGTCAGCACCACCCGTCGTGGCATGCATGCCGATGTGCCCGCAGAAGATGTCGTAATCGAAAAGGCCTATATCAAGGAAGATTGA
- a CDS encoding UDP-2,3-diacylglucosamine diphosphatase, with product MRTLLIADLHLSEHTPEITQGFVDYVSTTASGAEALYILGDLFDAWIGDDLLATPHPMAEVATRVAKALEALAESGTAVYLMHGNRDFLIGERFINACKASLLPDVQESELHGIPVVLMHGDSLCTRDESYMAFRQQSRDPQWQAQMLALPLEQRLELAKSLRQQSDSANADKADDIMDVTSSEVIRVMAEHGVTTLIHGHTHRPKVHDMTVEDIPAKRYVLGDWDARHGWDIVIEEGARTPQLRQFDITRPPQ from the coding sequence ATGCGTACGCTGTTAATTGCTGATCTTCACCTGAGTGAGCACACCCCAGAGATCACTCAGGGGTTTGTTGACTATGTATCCACCACCGCATCAGGTGCCGAAGCGCTGTATATTCTCGGCGACCTGTTCGATGCCTGGATTGGTGACGATCTGCTGGCCACCCCACACCCCATGGCGGAGGTGGCCACCAGGGTGGCCAAGGCACTAGAGGCACTGGCAGAAAGCGGCACAGCCGTCTATCTGATGCATGGTAACCGTGACTTCCTGATCGGCGAACGCTTTATTAACGCCTGTAAGGCAAGTCTGCTACCTGATGTGCAGGAAAGCGAGCTGCACGGCATTCCAGTGGTCTTGATGCACGGTGATAGCCTGTGTACCCGCGATGAGTCTTATATGGCGTTTCGCCAGCAGTCCCGCGACCCGCAATGGCAGGCGCAGATGCTTGCCTTGCCATTGGAACAGCGCCTTGAACTGGCGAAGAGCCTGCGCCAGCAGTCCGATAGCGCCAATGCCGACAAAGCCGATGACATCATGGATGTCACCTCAAGCGAAGTGATCAGGGTCATGGCAGAGCACGGGGTAACCACCCTGATCCATGGCCACACCCATCGCCCCAAGGTACACGACATGACAGTCGAGGATATCCCCGCCAAACGCTACGTACTTGGCGATTGGGATGCTCGGCATGGCTGGGATATCGTGATTGAAGAAGGCGCCAGGACACCGCAACTGCGCCAGTTTGATATCACACGCCCACCTCAGTGA
- a CDS encoding SurA N-terminal domain-containing protein, which yields MLQSIRDGSKSWGAKIIIGVVVAAMALFGVESLFTLFGTDPDEVVEVNGDSITRQQVELEVQRAMRSGQVPAEQERALRNDVLDQLITQQLLTHYAEEGGFYVSEQQLDQLIVNLPEFQDQQGQFSTELFRNRLASAGYTPLSFRDELRVDIKRRQLQQGMAFSDFSLESEQQRLAALQRQQRSFRYSVLTAEDLEEDVTITQAQIEDYYAANSERFERPEQVLLEYVVIDRQEMADSVEIDEQQLRDAWRNRNDDADRRVAHIMITFGDERSREEAQAAAEQALAALEEGESFADTAARFSDDTVSAENGGDLGEISRGFFGDAFDEAAFSLQEDEVSSVVEMDDALHIIKVTDIDRPPFEQQRDALREQLALEAVNDDFNQRVQQLIDESFAADDLQSVADDIGLSVEQSDWLARNEGSGILSEPGVMDAAFSDDVLEERYNSEVIELDNDRRMVLRVAEHREATQLPLEEVRDEVEAAVTAQAEQQALVAQAERMLESAGDDTSIDWLNADNIAREQQTTVPNSLVQAVFRLPHPEDGEAVLDIVELPQGVALVALDEVMPGEVDEQSERFVAQMVEQLRAQSVIQGLVEHLYSEAEIVRR from the coding sequence ATGCTGCAAAGTATCCGAGATGGCTCGAAAAGTTGGGGAGCCAAGATCATTATCGGCGTTGTGGTTGCCGCCATGGCGCTGTTTGGGGTGGAGTCACTGTTTACCCTCTTTGGCACCGACCCTGATGAAGTGGTAGAAGTTAATGGTGATTCCATCACGCGTCAGCAGGTAGAGCTGGAAGTCCAGCGCGCCATGCGCTCAGGCCAAGTTCCGGCAGAGCAGGAGCGCGCGCTGCGCAACGATGTGCTTGATCAGTTAATTACCCAGCAGCTACTGACCCACTATGCGGAAGAAGGCGGTTTTTACGTCTCTGAACAGCAACTGGATCAGCTGATTGTTAACCTGCCTGAGTTTCAGGATCAGCAAGGCCAGTTTTCCACCGAGCTGTTTCGTAACCGCCTGGCCAGCGCCGGTTATACGCCGCTATCGTTCCGTGATGAGCTGCGCGTCGATATCAAACGCCGCCAGTTGCAGCAGGGTATGGCCTTTAGTGACTTTAGCCTTGAGTCTGAACAGCAGCGTCTGGCAGCCCTCCAGCGCCAGCAGCGCAGCTTTCGTTATAGCGTGCTGACAGCTGAAGACCTCGAAGAAGATGTCACCATCACTCAGGCGCAAATAGAAGACTACTACGCGGCCAATAGCGAACGCTTTGAGCGCCCCGAACAGGTCCTTCTTGAGTATGTGGTGATTGATCGCCAGGAAATGGCTGACAGCGTCGAGATTGATGAACAGCAGCTACGTGATGCCTGGCGTAACCGGAACGATGATGCCGATCGGCGCGTTGCCCACATCATGATTACCTTTGGTGACGAGCGTAGCCGTGAAGAAGCCCAGGCGGCCGCTGAGCAGGCGTTGGCAGCCCTTGAAGAAGGCGAGAGTTTTGCCGACACGGCTGCGCGCTTTTCAGATGACACAGTGAGCGCTGAAAACGGTGGCGACCTGGGCGAGATCAGCCGTGGTTTCTTTGGTGATGCCTTTGACGAGGCTGCTTTTTCGCTTCAGGAAGATGAAGTCTCTTCTGTTGTCGAGATGGATGACGCCCTGCATATCATCAAGGTCACCGACATTGACCGTCCGCCTTTTGAGCAGCAGCGCGATGCACTGCGTGAGCAACTGGCCCTGGAAGCGGTTAATGATGACTTCAACCAGCGTGTTCAGCAATTGATTGACGAAAGCTTCGCCGCTGATGACCTGCAAAGTGTTGCTGACGATATCGGTTTGAGCGTAGAACAAAGTGATTGGCTGGCGCGTAATGAAGGCAGCGGCATTCTTTCAGAGCCGGGTGTGATGGATGCGGCTTTCAGTGATGACGTGCTGGAAGAGCGCTACAACAGTGAAGTCATCGAACTGGATAATGATCGTCGTATGGTGCTGCGCGTGGCAGAGCACCGCGAAGCCACCCAGCTACCGCTTGAAGAGGTGCGCGATGAAGTAGAGGCGGCGGTGACAGCGCAGGCTGAGCAGCAAGCACTGGTTGCACAGGCTGAGCGCATGCTGGAAAGCGCCGGGGATGATACCTCTATTGATTGGCTCAATGCTGATAACATTGCCAGAGAGCAGCAAACAACCGTGCCCAATAGCCTGGTGCAAGCTGTCTTCCGTCTGCCGCATCCCGAGGACGGTGAAGCCGTGTTGGATATTGTTGAACTGCCTCAAGGCGTTGCTCTGGTAGCACTCGATGAAGTGATGCCTGGCGAAGTGGACGAACAGAGTGAGCGGTTTGTCGCTCAAATGGTTGAGCAGCTGCGCGCCCAATCGGTCATTCAGGGGCTGGTTGAGCATCTCTACAGTGAAGCTGAGATTGTGCGCCGTTAA
- the hupB gene encoding DNA-binding protein HU-beta: MNKSELIEAIAASADISKAAATRALDAMVESVTESLKQGESVSLVGFGTFTIKERAARTGRNPQTGQPIEISAAKVPSFKAGKALKDAVN, translated from the coding sequence GTGAATAAGTCTGAGCTGATTGAAGCCATTGCCGCATCTGCTGATATTTCCAAGGCAGCGGCAACCCGCGCATTGGATGCCATGGTGGAGTCTGTCACTGAAAGCCTCAAGCAGGGCGAGAGCGTTTCACTGGTAGGATTTGGTACCTTTACGATTAAAGAGCGCGCTGCTCGTACCGGCCGCAATCCGCAAACTGGCCAGCCGATTGAAATCAGTGCTGCCAAGGTACCCAGCTTTAAAGCAGGCAAGGCACTTAAAGACGCCGTCAACTGA
- the lon gene encoding endopeptidase La encodes MQQNAEMTQCFPLLPLRDVVVYPQMVIPLFVGREKSIQALEAAMNMDKRVLLVAQREASQEEPDNADLYAMGTVADIMQLLKLPDGTVKVLIEGNFRADVGSIEEHPEGFTQAYITPRESEPLTEREQEALVRVLLNQFEQYVKLSKKVPNEVLNSLSGIEDPSRLVDTICAHLSLKIGDKQELLEMDRVRDRIEHLMALIETEIDLLQVEKRIRSRVKEQMEKTQREYYLNEQMKAIQKEIGELDDVPNEVEKYEKDIHAAGMPKEAMEKALQELKKLKMMSANSAEATVVRTYLDWLVDIPWKKRTRVKHDLIKAQQVLDEDHYGLDEVKSRILEYLAVQKRVRKMKGPVLCLVGPPGVGKTSLGQSIARATNRKYVRLALGGVRDESEIRGHRRTYIGSLPGKLMQRMSRAGVKNPLFLLDEVDKLGMDHRGDPASALLEVLDPEQNNSFSDHYLELDYDLSETLFICTANSMNIPGPLLDRMEIIRIPGYTEDEKLAIAKRYLLPKQREANGLKADEIELDDSALLELIRYYTREAGVRELERQIAKVARKVLRERLEQDREGKETATQLLTDKQIETYAGVRRYSYGLADLADQVGRVTGLAWTSVGGELLNIESVVTPGKGRVNKTGSLGDVMKESVSAAHTVVRARAEEYGIDPERFEKDDLHIHVPEGATPKDGPSAGIAMVTAMVSAYSKRCVRCDVAMTGEVNLRGEVLPIGGLKEKLLAARRGGIKIVLIPEENRRDLKEVPDNIKDALDIRPVRWIDDVLKVALTDPDEDTAIVNGENTYTGSVVASTH; translated from the coding sequence ATGCAGCAGAACGCTGAAATGACACAATGTTTCCCATTACTGCCGCTGCGGGATGTTGTGGTTTATCCGCAGATGGTGATTCCACTGTTTGTTGGGAGAGAAAAGTCGATTCAAGCGCTGGAAGCCGCCATGAACATGGACAAGCGTGTTCTTCTGGTTGCCCAGCGCGAAGCGTCTCAGGAAGAACCTGACAACGCCGATCTCTACGCGATGGGAACGGTCGCTGACATCATGCAGTTGTTGAAGCTCCCCGATGGCACTGTCAAGGTGTTGATCGAAGGCAACTTCCGTGCGGATGTGGGTAGTATCGAAGAGCATCCGGAAGGGTTCACCCAGGCCTATATCACGCCGCGCGAAAGTGAGCCTTTGACCGAACGTGAGCAGGAAGCGCTTGTACGAGTACTTCTCAACCAGTTTGAGCAGTATGTCAAGCTGTCCAAGAAGGTGCCCAATGAAGTGCTTAACTCCCTTTCGGGCATTGAAGATCCGAGCCGTCTGGTGGACACCATTTGTGCTCATCTGTCACTGAAAATCGGTGACAAGCAGGAATTGCTGGAAATGGATCGGGTGCGCGATCGTATTGAGCATCTGATGGCGCTGATCGAAACGGAAATTGATCTGCTGCAGGTCGAAAAGCGTATCCGCTCCCGGGTCAAGGAGCAAATGGAAAAGACCCAGCGCGAGTACTATCTCAACGAGCAGATGAAAGCCATTCAGAAAGAGATTGGCGAGCTTGATGACGTACCCAACGAAGTTGAGAAATATGAAAAGGATATTCATGCGGCAGGCATGCCCAAAGAGGCGATGGAGAAGGCGCTTCAGGAGCTGAAGAAGCTCAAGATGATGTCAGCCAATTCCGCCGAAGCGACCGTGGTGCGTACCTACCTTGACTGGCTGGTGGATATACCGTGGAAAAAGCGTACCCGTGTCAAGCATGATCTGATCAAGGCACAGCAAGTCCTTGATGAAGACCATTATGGCCTGGATGAAGTCAAATCACGGATTCTTGAATACCTGGCAGTGCAAAAACGGGTGCGCAAGATGAAAGGCCCGGTGCTCTGTTTGGTAGGGCCTCCTGGCGTGGGCAAGACATCCCTGGGGCAGTCCATTGCTCGGGCGACCAATCGCAAATATGTGCGGCTGGCGCTGGGTGGCGTGCGCGATGAGTCGGAAATTCGCGGCCATCGGCGCACCTATATCGGCTCGCTACCCGGCAAGCTGATGCAGCGCATGAGCCGTGCTGGCGTCAAGAATCCACTGTTCCTGCTTGATGAGGTCGATAAACTGGGCATGGATCATCGCGGTGACCCAGCGTCTGCCTTACTCGAAGTGCTTGACCCTGAGCAGAACAACAGTTTCAGCGATCATTATCTGGAGCTGGATTACGATCTGTCCGAAACACTGTTCATCTGTACCGCGAACTCGATGAATATTCCGGGTCCTTTGCTGGACCGCATGGAAATTATCCGTATTCCCGGTTATACCGAAGATGAAAAGCTGGCGATTGCCAAGCGTTACCTTCTGCCCAAGCAGCGTGAAGCCAACGGCCTCAAGGCTGATGAAATCGAACTCGACGATTCGGCCCTGCTGGAACTGATTCGCTATTACACCCGTGAAGCGGGCGTGCGTGAACTTGAACGCCAGATTGCCAAGGTGGCGCGCAAGGTGCTCAGAGAGCGGCTTGAACAAGACCGTGAAGGCAAAGAAACGGCGACCCAGCTGTTGACCGATAAGCAGATTGAAACCTATGCAGGTGTACGTCGCTACAGCTATGGCCTTGCTGACCTGGCAGACCAGGTAGGGCGGGTTACCGGCTTGGCCTGGACATCGGTTGGGGGGGAGCTGCTGAATATTGAATCGGTCGTCACCCCTGGTAAAGGGCGAGTGAACAAGACCGGTTCACTTGGCGATGTCATGAAAGAATCGGTTAGCGCGGCTCATACGGTCGTGCGTGCACGAGCAGAAGAATACGGCATAGACCCGGAACGCTTCGAGAAAGATGATCTGCATATTCACGTGCCGGAAGGTGCGACGCCCAAGGATGGCCCAAGCGCCGGTATTGCCATGGTAACCGCAATGGTCTCGGCTTATTCAAAACGCTGCGTACGCTGTGATGTGGCCATGACAGGTGAAGTGAACCTGCGCGGTGAAGTGTTGCCGATTGGTGGTTTGAAGGAGAAATTGCTGGCTGCCCGTCGGGGTGGTATAAAGATTGTCCTTATACCTGAGGAAAACCGTCGCGATCTGAAGGAAGTACCTGACAATATCAAGGATGCCCTCGATATCCGGCCTGTACGCTGGATTGACGATGTGCTTAAGGTCGCCTTGACAGATCCTGATGAAGATACTGCCATCGTTAACGGCGAAAATACTTATACCGGCAGCGTTGTTGCCAGCACGCACTGA